One stretch of Desulfovibrio sp. TomC DNA includes these proteins:
- a CDS encoding DUF547 domain-containing protein, with protein MLLPLLIVLAGSANGQQSYQDAYATLLAAYVRNGIVEYAGLKKQERQVQAVLDSMAAIDPADFSGADRKAYYINVYNVWTIELILEHWPGIRSIKEAGSFIRSPWKRNFVHLHGDVVSLDAIEHDILRRNFPDPRVHFALNCASRSCPPLAEQPYRGETLDAQLEDRTSSFINNPANTFVRESRLHVSKIFDWYSADFGGQDGVWSFIRHYAGPQLAASLDTVTDKRLVFTDYDWSLNDRPLPTRPPEDGDTAERP; from the coding sequence ATGTTGTTGCCGCTGCTTATCGTATTGGCTGGTTCGGCGAACGGTCAACAATCCTATCAGGATGCGTATGCCACGCTTTTAGCTGCTTATGTTCGAAATGGCATCGTAGAGTATGCCGGGTTGAAAAAACAGGAAAGACAGGTTCAGGCGGTTTTGGACAGTATGGCCGCCATTGATCCGGCTGATTTTTCTGGTGCTGATCGGAAAGCATATTATATTAATGTCTATAATGTTTGGACCATTGAGCTAATTTTGGAGCATTGGCCGGGTATCCGTTCCATAAAGGAAGCCGGGAGTTTCATTCGTTCTCCCTGGAAACGAAATTTTGTGCATCTGCATGGCGATGTCGTCAGTCTTGACGCCATCGAGCACGACATACTGCGTCGTAATTTTCCAGATCCCAGGGTGCATTTTGCCCTCAATTGCGCTTCTCGCAGCTGTCCGCCTCTGGCTGAACAGCCCTATCGAGGTGAAACCCTTGATGCCCAGCTCGAAGACAGGACATCGTCTTTTATTAATAATCCGGCCAATACATTTGTCAGGGAATCAAGACTCCATGTCAGCAAGATATTTGATTGGTACAGTGCAGATTTTGGCGGCCAGGATGGGGTCTGGTCCTTTATCCGGCACTATGCCGGACCACAACTTGCCGCCTCGCTCGACACGGTAACCGACAAGCGTCTTGTTTTTACAGACTACGACTGGTCGCTTAACGACCGTCCCCTGCCAACCAGACCTCCCGAAGACGGGGATACGGCGGAGCGTCCGTAA
- a CDS encoding glycosyltransferase, translating to MTPAQTAVDFLRFAVLLAALAGLALCGRFAAGRLVYGSCFAAAFAALVWSVRHVPANRPRGRITAIILTLAVLIRLLFFWAWPADSDINRYIVEGNMQSAAGNPYQLAPGDPAVLPLLSPTGRELLSRVNHPELSAAYPPLAELVCRLTAFVSPTPAAFKTVALLADLVACLLLVRILAARCLPPVWLAFFALNPLTLAMGVGEGHLDALVALAVVLALGAFDRRRDGWGFFWLGVAGMVKYPALLLIPFFWRRGNVARTVWCLLPLACFWPYREAGGDVFRSLTVFAGYVSHGGPLTAVFQPLLGGLAPAVSLAIGATILAVGWLAVQDRLRGGLWAMVTVLACLPTVYPWYWLVVVPFWLLRPGWPVLWLLAGQGLATAPTWLRGSGLGGEGTAMAAVWLPFALLLILALRRPTFVAKLQAFGPVRTLSVIVPTRNEQVVIGRCLGSLLGTGVAEVVVADGGSGDATGALAKGQGARVVVADGGRGGQIAAALRHCRGDVVLVLHADAVLAPDVPTRIVRALNAWPQVAGGVVGMRFDVPGQGLFLLTRLNALRSVAMGIGFGDQGQFFRREALAAAGGFPNMALMEDVEVSLRLRSVGETISLGGGIVVSGRRWAGPGFGGKAVGVIRLFLIYLAGRRLGLADPTGWWYYKRYYGRPPHHTAV from the coding sequence GTGACTCCAGCGCAAACGGCGGTGGATTTTTTGCGGTTTGCCGTGCTCCTGGCTGCCTTGGCAGGACTTGCCCTTTGTGGTCGGTTTGCGGCCGGCCGGCTGGTTTACGGCAGTTGTTTCGCGGCCGCGTTTGCCGCCCTGGTCTGGAGCGTCCGGCATGTCCCGGCCAACCGGCCCAGGGGGCGGATCACCGCGATTATTCTGACCCTGGCCGTACTCATCCGGCTGCTTTTTTTCTGGGCCTGGCCGGCTGATTCCGACATCAACCGCTACATTGTCGAAGGCAATATGCAGTCTGCCGCCGGCAACCCCTATCAGCTTGCCCCGGGTGATCCGGCGGTATTGCCCCTGCTTTCGCCGACGGGACGGGAACTGCTTAGCCGGGTCAATCATCCCGAACTCTCGGCCGCCTATCCGCCCCTGGCTGAACTCGTCTGCCGGCTCACGGCGTTTGTCTCGCCCACGCCGGCAGCCTTCAAGACCGTGGCCCTGCTGGCCGATCTGGTCGCCTGTCTGCTCCTGGTCCGTATCCTGGCTGCCCGGTGTTTGCCGCCGGTCTGGCTGGCCTTTTTCGCGCTCAACCCCCTGACCCTGGCCATGGGCGTCGGCGAGGGGCATCTTGATGCCCTGGTTGCCCTGGCCGTGGTTTTGGCTCTTGGGGCTTTTGACCGTCGGCGCGACGGTTGGGGATTTTTCTGGCTCGGGGTAGCCGGTATGGTGAAATATCCGGCTTTGCTGCTTATCCCGTTTTTCTGGCGACGCGGGAATGTGGCCAGGACGGTCTGGTGCCTCCTGCCTCTTGCCTGCTTCTGGCCCTACCGGGAGGCCGGCGGGGACGTGTTTCGCTCCTTGACCGTTTTCGCCGGCTATGTTTCTCACGGCGGGCCGCTGACAGCCGTTTTTCAGCCGCTCCTCGGGGGCCTGGCCCCGGCCGTGTCCCTGGCCATTGGCGCGACAATCCTGGCTGTCGGCTGGCTGGCCGTGCAGGACCGGCTGCGCGGCGGTCTTTGGGCCATGGTCACGGTGCTTGCCTGTCTGCCGACTGTCTACCCTTGGTATTGGTTGGTTGTTGTTCCATTTTGGCTGCTGCGCCCCGGCTGGCCGGTGCTGTGGCTGCTGGCTGGCCAGGGATTGGCGACCGCGCCGACTTGGCTGCGCGGGTCGGGCCTTGGGGGGGAAGGGACGGCCATGGCAGCCGTCTGGCTGCCGTTTGCCCTTTTACTGATCCTGGCGTTGCGCCGGCCGACCTTTGTGGCCAAGCTCCAGGCCTTTGGCCCGGTGCGCACGTTGTCGGTCATTGTGCCGACCCGTAACGAACAGGTGGTGATTGGCCGTTGTCTCGGCTCGTTGCTGGGGACGGGAGTGGCTGAAGTAGTGGTGGCGGATGGCGGCTCAGGCGATGCCACGGGAGCCTTGGCCAAAGGGCAGGGCGCTCGGGTGGTTGTGGCCGACGGCGGCCGGGGCGGGCAGATTGCAGCGGCCCTTCGCCACTGCCGGGGGGATGTTGTGCTTGTGCTGCATGCCGATGCCGTCCTTGCGCCGGATGTGCCGACCCGCATTGTCCGGGCGCTTAATGCTTGGCCCCAGGTTGCCGGCGGCGTGGTCGGGATGCGGTTTGACGTCCCGGGACAGGGACTTTTTTTGCTCACGAGGCTTAACGCCCTGCGATCTGTGGCCATGGGCATCGGTTTTGGCGATCAGGGCCAATTCTTTCGACGCGAGGCCTTGGCGGCGGCTGGGGGATTTCCGAATATGGCTCTGATGGAAGATGTGGAGGTCTCCCTGCGGCTGCGCAGCGTCGGGGAGACGATCAGTCTGGGGGGCGGCATCGTGGTGTCCGGGCGGCGCTGGGCCGGCCCGGGGTTTGGCGGCAAGGCCGTCGGGGTGATCCGACTTTTTCTGATCTATCTGGCCGGCCGGCGGCTGGGGTTGGCCGACCCTACCGGCTGGTGGTATTACAAACGCTATTACGGCCGGCCGCCTCACCATACGGCAGTGTAG
- a CDS encoding surface-adhesin E family protein, which yields MRAFLALLLLLGSASPALATDWRFLAAHDDQSVALYYDRHSVRTAGDLVKVRIKRVFDEAEGLEIAAEQGFTEGVAYVVERVAVDCAQHRISRQQAAWIGVGGKTLDRTVAPSPGWRAMRPGGLGEALCRELD from the coding sequence ATGCGCGCTTTTCTTGCCTTGCTCCTGCTTCTGGGATCGGCCAGTCCGGCCCTGGCCACGGATTGGCGGTTTCTGGCTGCCCATGACGACCAATCCGTGGCCCTCTACTATGACCGCCATTCGGTGCGTACTGCCGGCGATTTGGTCAAGGTGCGGATCAAACGGGTCTTTGACGAGGCCGAAGGGCTTGAAATCGCGGCCGAGCAGGGCTTTACCGAAGGCGTGGCCTATGTGGTGGAGCGGGTGGCCGTGGATTGCGCCCAGCACCGTATTTCCCGGCAGCAGGCGGCCTGGATCGGCGTCGGCGGCAAGACCCTTGACCGCACGGTGGCCCCGTCGCCAGGATGGCGGGCTATGCGTCCCGGCGGCCTTGGTGAAGCCCTTTGCCGCGAATTGGACTGA
- the ispD gene encoding 2-C-methyl-D-erythritol 4-phosphate cytidylyltransferase, with translation MSLWTVLLAAGSGTRLAEASGGVKKQFLAWAGRPLYWHSLAVFAKSPTVAGLVVVFPPDELAQAAAELAGLLERTHPGIPVLTAVGGARRQDSVRNGLAALPREADQVLIHDAARPFVDAALIGRVAEALAAGRQAVIPTLPVTDTIKEVADTTVVATLPRHALAAVQTPQGFDKALLLAAFAQAGEDFTVTDDASLVEHLSQPVFTVPGAPHNMKITNPEDLLRLEAASTRPLPVTGYGYDVHRYADPARPGKQPARSMKLGGYPILGAPEVLAHSDGDVLLHALVDAVLGCVCGGDIGRLFPDSNPDFDNMASGVFLSEALILAKSRGLTITHVDLTIIAQIPKISPHAEAIRVNVAALLGLDKSHVNLKATTEEGLGFTGEKKGIKAVALVTGWRLE, from the coding sequence GTGTCCCTGTGGACCGTGCTGCTCGCCGCCGGCTCCGGCACCCGTCTGGCCGAGGCCTCGGGCGGCGTCAAAAAGCAGTTTTTAGCCTGGGCCGGTCGCCCCCTGTACTGGCACTCCCTGGCCGTTTTCGCCAAATCCCCCACGGTCGCCGGCCTGGTCGTCGTCTTTCCGCCGGACGAACTGGCGCAGGCTGCCGCAGAACTGGCCGGACTGCTGGAACGCACCCACCCGGGCATCCCGGTCCTGACCGCCGTCGGCGGAGCCAGACGCCAGGATTCGGTGCGAAACGGTCTGGCCGCCCTGCCCCGTGAGGCCGACCAGGTCCTCATTCACGACGCGGCCCGGCCCTTTGTCGATGCCGCCCTGATCGGCCGTGTGGCCGAGGCCCTGGCCGCCGGACGCCAAGCCGTCATTCCGACCTTGCCCGTCACCGACACCATCAAGGAAGTGGCCGACACGACCGTTGTGGCCACCCTGCCGCGCCACGCCCTGGCCGCCGTGCAGACGCCGCAAGGATTTGACAAAGCCCTGCTCCTGGCCGCCTTTGCCCAGGCTGGCGAGGACTTCACCGTCACCGATGACGCCAGTCTGGTCGAACACCTGAGCCAGCCCGTTTTCACCGTTCCCGGAGCACCGCACAACATGAAGATCACCAACCCTGAAGACCTGCTCCGGCTGGAAGCCGCCTCGACCCGCCCCCTGCCCGTCACCGGCTACGGCTACGACGTACACCGCTACGCCGACCCGGCCCGGCCGGGCAAACAGCCGGCACGGTCCATGAAACTCGGGGGCTATCCCATCCTCGGCGCGCCCGAAGTCCTGGCCCATTCCGATGGCGACGTGTTGCTCCATGCCCTGGTCGACGCGGTGCTGGGCTGCGTTTGCGGCGGCGACATTGGGCGGCTGTTTCCAGACAGCAACCCCGATTTCGACAACATGGCCTCGGGCGTATTTTTAAGCGAAGCCCTGATCCTGGCCAAAAGCCGGGGACTGACCATCACCCACGTCGATTTGACCATCATTGCCCAGATTCCCAAAATAAGCCCCCACGCCGAAGCCATCCGGGTCAACGTGGCGGCGCTGCTTGGCCTGGACAAATCCCACGTCAACCTCAAGGCCACCACCGAAGAGGGCCTGGGCTTTACCGGCGAGAAAAAAGGCATCAAGGCCGTGGCCCTGGTCACCGGCTGGCGGCTGGAATAA
- a CDS encoding DsbA family protein — protein MGKWSLLVAAALVCTIAQPAKAEDDVDRVRKVLREHPDIVLEAIRQQGPAVLEVIETTARARQKDLERIRFAQSLAKPLTPKMEAGRASLGPQNAPVTIVEYSDFLCHFCGQASGTVKSLIQNHPDDTRLVFKHFATGKNSIRAALYFEAINLQDPKKAWEFMDAVFARQKDVTEKGDEVLDAIAKEVGADAKKLAEDLKHKDLADRVAADTKEARDFGFEGTPVFLINGAPVRGAVPLEILDEFVGVAAKAGKAPTAQ, from the coding sequence ATGGGCAAATGGAGTTTACTGGTCGCGGCAGCGCTCGTCTGTACAATAGCGCAGCCGGCCAAGGCTGAAGATGATGTTGACCGGGTTCGCAAGGTGTTGCGGGAGCATCCTGACATCGTGCTGGAGGCCATCCGGCAGCAGGGACCGGCTGTCCTCGAAGTGATCGAAACCACCGCCCGGGCACGCCAGAAGGACCTCGAGCGGATTCGTTTCGCCCAGTCCCTGGCCAAGCCGTTGACCCCAAAGATGGAAGCCGGCCGGGCCTCGCTTGGACCGCAGAACGCCCCGGTGACGATTGTCGAGTATTCCGATTTTCTGTGCCATTTCTGCGGACAGGCCTCGGGTACGGTCAAAAGCCTGATCCAGAACCATCCGGACGATACCCGGCTGGTCTTTAAGCACTTTGCCACCGGCAAAAACAGCATCCGGGCCGCATTGTATTTTGAGGCCATAAACCTCCAGGACCCCAAAAAGGCCTGGGAGTTCATGGATGCGGTCTTTGCCCGACAAAAGGATGTGACTGAAAAGGGCGACGAAGTCCTCGACGCCATTGCCAAGGAAGTCGGCGCTGACGCCAAAAAGCTGGCCGAGGACCTCAAGCACAAGGATCTGGCCGACCGGGTGGCTGCGGACACCAAAGAAGCCCGGGATTTCGGGTTCGAGGGAACGCCGGTATTTCTTATCAACGGTGCGCCGGTTCGCGGTGCTGTGCCTCTTGAAATCCTTGACGAATTCGTTGGGGTTGCAGCCAAGGCCGGCAAAGCGCCCACTGCCCAGTAG
- a CDS encoding rhodanese-like domain-containing protein codes for MPPYPIRPSRACRSGLLVLVFCLLATACQHPPTDDAARAQRINELFAGYRQDFPDVPEMAPAAALSLWREGKAVFIDARSDAERAVSTLPGAVTVEQFTADPGRYAGKTAVAYCTIGYRSGLLTRKLNRQGLAVANLEAGLLGWLHAGGTLVDAAGAPTRRVHVYGRTWDLAPLAYTAVW; via the coding sequence ATGCCGCCCTATCCGATCCGGCCCAGCCGAGCCTGCCGTTCCGGCCTGCTGGTCCTTGTTTTCTGCCTGCTCGCCACCGCCTGCCAACATCCGCCCACAGACGACGCCGCCCGGGCGCAGCGGATAAACGAACTGTTTGCCGGCTACCGACAGGATTTCCCGGATGTGCCGGAGATGGCCCCGGCTGCGGCCCTCTCCCTGTGGCGCGAGGGCAAAGCGGTCTTCATCGACGCCCGCAGCGACGCGGAACGGGCCGTATCGACCCTGCCGGGGGCCGTCACCGTGGAGCAGTTTACCGCTGACCCCGGCCGGTATGCCGGCAAGACCGCAGTGGCCTACTGCACCATCGGCTACCGCAGCGGCCTGCTCACCCGGAAACTCAACCGGCAAGGCCTTGCCGTGGCCAATCTGGAGGCCGGCCTGCTCGGCTGGCTCCACGCTGGAGGGACGTTGGTCGACGCCGCCGGCGCGCCGACGAGGCGGGTGCATGTCTATGGGCGGACCTGGGATCTGGCCCCCCTGGCCTACACTGCCGTATGGTGA
- a CDS encoding hybrid sensor histidine kinase/response regulator, whose amino-acid sequence MSQSYVVCMAQDKQGFLWIGTYDGLNRYDGIRVKVYRNQPGNAGSLPDNSIRALYVDPETGTLLVGTKNGGLVAYDRASDTFRPFPTVNPSPGSNEDKEIRAIVREAGGQLWVGGENGLARLEPTNDTAASIVLSNENGLPDKSPIIAVRTRVQGGIFAATTRGIYVVADATAQTSPLLAGSLGNLPADVRINGLDCDGPDTLWVLTEIHGAYRFDLASGHVDHYLPGYATWFAFRDSRGELFIGTNQGLAQMRPVAGHPGDYQAVMAVHNPLDPESLPQNEVMSVVEDAGGLLWFGTYSGGVGKYNPAYQVFVPYRSGPGQPGALSGNAVSAIALESADSLWVGTRYSGLNHVNRRTGKVTVFRADPSNPDSIADDGINCLHFDRKGRLWIGTIDKGLDRYDPSRGIFTHFRHNPDNPESISQDKIWWIAEDADGMLWLGTSSGGLVRFDPETGKAKTYRHNPDDPGSISHNRVRHITPAPDGILWIGTNAGLNRFDGKSQTFTHWEHTPGVEDSLSNNRVTPILLDPSGTLWIGTDAGLNHFDPQTGKFLRLTINNGLVNDGIQGLLRDGDGNLWCSTFRGLFRYTPATGEIHNFSDRDGLTGLEFWMNAFAKGPTGELFFGGTNGLTVFPPDRIRPNPHVPPVVITGLSVRNKPYEDAGNPAVATKLGLRYEDNILEFTFAALDFADPSRNRFSHKLEGFDTDFSPPSPSNIATYTNLDPGYYRLRVRASNNDGLWNDTGTTLAITIAPPFWGTWWFRSLAALAAIALLNQGYRWRVAAMERRRLELEETIRLRTADLENEIEERKAAEEALHRSRMSFSTIFQFSPLAVTISEEESALMLRANEAFTQLTGIPAEQTLGRTSLELGFWEHFENRDNLVLELQVAESIINRELTFRHVDGRRIVGLCSCVIIDAFEKRCLLMLIADITERKSLEGELMAARERAEQGSRAKSDFLANMSHEIRTPMNAILGMAELLAGTPLSPRQKRYVDIFQHSGQILMRIINDILDLSKLEVGKLPLVTEPFHLPEALFQTCAIFTSQAEEKHLPLYCDIAPTIPQFALGDPIRLTQIVANLLANACKFTHEGEIRLTASATPLHGGHFLLRLVCQDTGIGIPRQDLDRVCDNFFQGNADQRRGTGLGLAIAKRLTELMQGKLTIESVLGQGTTVTATVQLEEAPARMEPAVAARQPDHPQSGLVDNNGAPWRVLLADDSIGNRQVVSLFLENEPVILEEADNGLDALERYKKGDIDIVLMDHVMPVMDGMSATRAIRAYERGSGTTPVPIIGITARAFPEDQAACLDAGCSAYLSKPVRRTTLLAAMNRLLRRPA is encoded by the coding sequence TTGTCCCAATCGTACGTCGTCTGCATGGCCCAGGACAAGCAGGGATTTCTCTGGATTGGCACGTATGATGGCCTCAACCGGTACGACGGAATCCGGGTGAAGGTCTATCGCAATCAGCCCGGCAACGCCGGTTCGCTGCCGGACAACAGTATCCGCGCCTTATACGTTGATCCCGAGACCGGGACGCTGCTTGTCGGCACTAAAAACGGCGGTCTGGTTGCCTACGACCGCGCATCCGACACGTTCCGCCCCTTCCCGACAGTCAATCCCTCCCCTGGCAGCAACGAGGACAAGGAAATCCGGGCCATCGTCCGCGAAGCCGGGGGACAGTTGTGGGTGGGAGGCGAAAACGGACTGGCCCGATTGGAACCAACGAACGACACGGCCGCTTCAATCGTTTTATCCAATGAAAACGGACTGCCGGATAAAAGCCCGATCATAGCCGTTCGTACCCGGGTCCAAGGCGGCATTTTCGCCGCCACCACCCGCGGTATTTATGTCGTGGCCGATGCCACGGCCCAAACCTCCCCCCTGCTTGCCGGTTCCCTGGGCAACCTGCCGGCTGATGTCCGCATAAACGGCCTGGACTGCGACGGCCCGGATACCCTGTGGGTGCTCACAGAAATCCATGGAGCCTATCGCTTCGACCTCGCATCAGGCCATGTCGACCATTACCTGCCCGGGTACGCCACCTGGTTTGCCTTCCGTGATTCCAGGGGAGAGCTTTTTATCGGGACGAACCAGGGGTTGGCCCAGATGCGCCCTGTCGCCGGCCACCCTGGAGACTACCAAGCGGTCATGGCGGTCCACAACCCGCTTGATCCGGAAAGTCTGCCCCAAAATGAAGTCATGAGCGTGGTGGAGGATGCCGGGGGCCTCCTGTGGTTTGGCACCTATTCCGGGGGGGTGGGCAAGTACAACCCCGCCTATCAGGTGTTCGTGCCCTATCGCAGCGGCCCGGGGCAACCCGGGGCACTGTCTGGCAACGCCGTCAGCGCAATTGCCCTGGAAAGCGCCGACAGCCTGTGGGTTGGCACCCGTTATAGCGGCCTGAACCACGTCAATCGTCGCACCGGCAAGGTCACCGTTTTTCGCGCCGATCCATCAAACCCTGACAGCATCGCCGACGACGGCATCAATTGCCTGCATTTTGACCGCAAAGGCCGATTGTGGATCGGCACCATCGACAAGGGCCTGGACCGCTACGATCCGAGTCGCGGAATATTCACCCATTTCCGGCACAATCCCGACAACCCGGAAAGCATCAGCCAGGACAAGATCTGGTGGATCGCCGAGGATGCAGACGGGATGTTGTGGCTCGGCACCAGTTCCGGGGGACTGGTGCGCTTTGACCCGGAGACAGGCAAAGCCAAAACCTATCGCCACAATCCCGATGATCCGGGCAGCATCAGCCACAACCGCGTGCGCCACATTACCCCGGCCCCGGACGGCATTCTGTGGATCGGCACCAATGCCGGGCTGAACCGCTTCGACGGCAAAAGCCAGACCTTCACCCACTGGGAGCACACCCCCGGGGTGGAAGATTCACTGTCTAACAACCGCGTCACCCCCATCCTCCTTGATCCGTCCGGAACGCTTTGGATCGGCACGGACGCCGGGCTCAATCATTTTGATCCGCAAACCGGCAAATTTCTACGCCTGACCATCAACAACGGCCTAGTCAACGACGGCATCCAGGGCCTTTTGCGCGACGGCGACGGCAATCTCTGGTGCAGCACCTTCCGTGGCCTTTTTCGCTATACGCCGGCCACCGGGGAAATTCATAACTTCAGCGACCGCGACGGCCTGACCGGTCTGGAATTCTGGATGAACGCCTTTGCCAAAGGCCCAACCGGTGAGCTTTTTTTTGGCGGCACAAACGGGCTGACAGTTTTTCCCCCGGACCGCATCCGGCCCAATCCCCATGTTCCGCCCGTGGTCATTACCGGACTCTCGGTACGCAACAAACCCTACGAAGACGCCGGCAATCCAGCTGTGGCCACGAAGCTCGGGCTGCGCTACGAAGACAACATCCTGGAATTCACTTTCGCCGCCCTGGACTTTGCCGACCCCTCGCGCAACCGTTTCAGTCACAAGCTGGAAGGCTTCGACACGGATTTCTCGCCGCCCTCTCCCAGCAATATAGCTACATACACCAACCTTGATCCCGGATACTATCGGCTGCGGGTGCGGGCGTCCAATAACGACGGCCTGTGGAACGACACCGGGACCACCCTGGCCATCACCATTGCGCCGCCGTTCTGGGGCACCTGGTGGTTCCGCTCCCTAGCCGCCCTGGCCGCCATCGCCCTGCTCAACCAAGGGTATCGCTGGCGCGTAGCCGCCATGGAGCGCCGCCGCCTGGAGCTTGAGGAAACGATTCGACTCCGCACCGCTGATCTGGAAAACGAGATCGAAGAACGAAAAGCCGCAGAAGAAGCCTTACACCGCAGTCGCATGAGCTTTTCCACCATCTTTCAGTTTTCCCCCCTGGCCGTCACCATCAGCGAAGAAGAGTCGGCCCTGATGCTTCGGGCCAACGAAGCCTTCACCCAGCTGACAGGCATCCCGGCCGAACAGACCCTGGGGCGCACCTCCCTTGAACTTGGGTTCTGGGAACACTTTGAGAACCGCGACAACCTCGTCCTTGAACTCCAGGTTGCCGAATCCATCATCAACCGGGAGCTGACCTTCCGCCACGTTGACGGCCGGCGTATCGTCGGTCTGTGTTCGTGCGTCATCATCGACGCCTTTGAAAAGCGCTGCCTGCTCATGCTCATTGCCGACATCACCGAACGCAAGAGCCTGGAAGGCGAACTCATGGCCGCCCGAGAACGGGCCGAACAAGGCAGCCGGGCCAAATCCGATTTCCTGGCCAACATGAGCCACGAAATCCGCACCCCCATGAACGCCATCCTGGGCATGGCCGAACTGCTCGCCGGGACACCGCTCTCTCCCCGCCAGAAGCGCTATGTGGATATTTTCCAGCACTCGGGCCAAATCCTCATGCGCATCATCAACGACATTCTCGACCTGTCCAAACTGGAAGTCGGCAAACTGCCTCTGGTGACCGAACCCTTTCATCTGCCTGAGGCCCTGTTTCAGACCTGTGCTATTTTCACCTCCCAGGCCGAAGAGAAGCATCTCCCTCTGTATTGCGATATCGCCCCAACCATTCCCCAGTTCGCTCTGGGCGATCCGATCCGGCTGACCCAGATCGTGGCCAATCTGCTGGCCAATGCCTGCAAATTCACCCACGAGGGCGAAATCCGGCTGACGGCGTCGGCAACTCCCCTGCACGGCGGCCATTTTCTGTTGCGGCTTGTTTGCCAGGATACAGGCATCGGCATCCCCCGCCAGGACCTTGACCGGGTCTGCGACAACTTTTTTCAGGGCAATGCAGACCAGCGGCGCGGCACCGGCCTGGGCCTGGCTATCGCCAAACGCCTCACCGAACTCATGCAGGGCAAACTGACCATTGAGAGCGTGCTGGGACAGGGGACCACGGTGACGGCAACTGTCCAGCTCGAGGAAGCTCCCGCCAGGATGGAACCCGCGGTTGCGGCCAGACAGCCGGACCACCCCCAATCAGGCTTGGTCGACAACAACGGCGCCCCCTGGCGCGTTCTTCTGGCCGACGATTCGATCGGCAACCGGCAGGTGGTGAGTCTTTTTCTGGAAAATGAACCGGTCATCCTGGAAGAAGCGGACAACGGCCTCGATGCCCTGGAGCGCTATAAAAAAGGCGACATTGACATCGTACTCATGGATCATGTCATGCCGGTCATGGACGGCATGAGCGCCACCCGGGCCATCCGCGCCTATGAACGCGGCAGCGGAACCACCCCGGTCCCCATCATCGGCATCACGGCCCGGGCTTTCCCCGAGGATCAAGCCGCCTGCCTGGATGCCGGCTGTTCGGCCTACTTAAGCAAGCCGGTTCGCCGCACCACCCTCCTCGCCGCCATGAACAGGCTGCTCCGAAGGCCGGCCTGA